The Pseudomonas putida nucleotide sequence CTTCCTCGCCGCGCTGGCGCTGCATATCCGGGCGTTTCTGCGGCGGCGCCTGGCTGGCCGCCCGGCCGAGATCGAGGACCTGCTGCAAGAGGTGCTGCTGGCGGTGCACAACGCGCGGCATACTTATCAGGCGCAACAACCGTTGACCGCCTGGGTGCAGGCGATCGCCCGCTACAAGCTGGTCGACTACCTGCGCAGCCGGGCCCGCCTGGATGCGCACAGCGCGCCACTGGATGACGACGCCGAGCTGTTCGCCAGCAGCGATGCCGAACCTGCCGAAGCCAGCCGCGACCTGGCCAGGCTGCTGGAACAGCTGCCCGAGCGTCAGCGGCTACCGATCGTCCACGTCAAGTTGCAGGGGCTGTCGGTGGAGGAAACCGCGCAACTGACCGGGCTTTCCAGCTCGGCGGTCAAGGTGGGCATACATCGCGGCCTGAAGGCCCTGGCCAGGTTGATTGGAGGTAGGAGCGACGATGAAGACCGATGACCTGATCAGCCTGCTGGCCGCAGGCGAAGGCCCGGTGCAGCACAACGCTACGGGCCGGCGCCTGGGTCTGGCGGTGTTGCTTGGCGGCCTGGCCGCAGTGCTGATGACTGCGGCCCTCTACGGCGTGCGCAGCGACCTGGCCGAGGTGGCGCGCACGCCGCTGTTCTGGGCCAAGGTGGCCTTGCCCGGCAGCCTGGCGCTGCTCGGGCTGTGGCTGGCCAGCCGGCTGGCCAGGCCGGGCGTGCGCGGTGGCCTGGCCTGGGGGCTGCTGGGGCTGCCCCTGCTGCTGCTGTGGCTGGGCGCGGCGCTGAGCCTGGCTGGCGCCCCGCTCGATGCGCGCGCCGACCTGCTGTTCGGCCGCACCTGGCGCACCTGCGCGCTGAACATCACCTTGCTCTCGCTGCCGGGGCTGGCAAGCGTGTTCTGGGCCCTGCGCGGGCTGGCACCGACCCGCCTGCGCCAGGCCGGTGGCGCAGGTGGCCTGCTGGCCGGCTCGACGGCCACCTTGGCCTACTGCCTGCACTGCCCGGAGATGGGCGTGCCGTTCTGGGGCCTGTGGTACGTGCTCGGCATGCTGCTGCCGACCGCGCTCGGCGCCTGGCTGGGCCCGCGCCTGCTGCGCTGGTGAGCCCGCTCAGACCCGCCGCAACCAGCCGATGAACTGGGCGAACAGCTCCGATTGCGAGTTGATCTCCAGCTTCAGGTACAGGTTCTTGCGGTGCATGCGCACCGTCTCTGGCGAGATGCCCAGTTCATGGGCGGTGGACTTCACCGAATGCCCCTGCAACACCATCTGCGCCACTTGCCGCTCGCGCTCGGTCAGCACCCCGCACCCAAAGCTGTCGAACGCCGCCTGCACGCTTTCATTCGCTTCCGGCTGCGGCTCCAGGCCATGCCGGGCAAAGCGCATCAGCAACTCGCGAACCATCGGTTCCACGGCCTGCAACAGGTGCAGTTGCGCCACCTCCAGCCGCGCACCGCTGCAGCCCTGGAACAGGCTCAGGGAAATCTTGCTGTCATTGCCCAGGTCGACGATGAAGTAGCTGTCCTCGCTGCAGCCGGTGCCCAAGTAATAGGTCTTGTAATAGTCGCTATCGAAGAAATTGTCCGGGGCGATGTCTTCCAGGTGATAGAAGCCCTGCGCCAGGCCCTTTTCCACCGCCAGGCAGAACGGGTCGAGCAGGTAGCCTGCGGCGAAATAGCGTTCCAGCACCGCCTCGTGATAACGGTCGGGGATGCCCTGCTGGTACAGCAGCTGCGGCGGCTGGCCCTTGCGTTCGAGGCTGATCAGCATCGACTCGGCGGCCACCAGCTGGCTGATGGCCGCCGCCAGCCAGGCCAGCGCGTCCGGGCCCTCGCTGTGGGCGAAGGCCTGTTGCAGGGCGCCGTGCCATTGCTGCAGGGCATGAAACGGCAGGTTTATTGTGGTGTTTTCGTGTGCTCGGCTCATGCCCCGCAGTCTACCGGCCGGGGCACGCGCGCGCATCTTTGGCTGCAGGTCGATCATTGGCCGTGGTACAGGCCCTGCTCGGTCAGCTCCTGCGCCGCCTCGAGAATGCAGCTGCGCAGGGTATCGACGATCTCGTCCACCTGGGCGTGGGTGATGATCAGCGGCGGCGACATCACGTTCAGGTGCATGATCGGGCGCACCAGCAGCCCCTTGGCCTGGGCCCGCACATGGATGCGCTCGCCGATGTTCACCGCATCCGGGAACAGCGCCTTGGTCTGCTTGTTGGCAACGAACTCGACGCAGGCCATCAGTTTCATGCAGCGCACCTGGCCCACCAGCGGCAATGCAGCCAGGGTCTGCAAGCGCTGCTCCAGGTAGCTGCCGACATCGTTGACGTGGGCCAGCAGGTTTTCCCGCTCGATGATCTCGATGTTCTTCAGCGCCGCCACGCAGCACACCGGGTGCCCGCTGTAGGTGAAGCCGTGGGTGAAGCAGCGGCCCTTGCCCGGTTCGGCGATCACCTTCCAGATGCGCTCGGAGAAGATGCACGCGCCCAGTGGCAGGTAGGCCGAGGTCAGGCCCTTGGCAGTGGTGATGATGTCCGGGGTGATGCCGAACAGCGCTTCGGAGGCGAAGAAGGTGCCCAGGCGGCCGAACGAAGTGACCACTTCGTCGGCGACGAAGAGGATGTCGTAGGTCTGGCACACCTGCCACATGCGCTGGAAGTAGCCCTTGGGCGGGATGATCACCCCGCCCGACCCCATGATCGGCTCGGCGAAGAAGGCCGCGACGTTGTCGGCGCCCAGGGAGAGGATCTTGTCCTCGAACTCGGCCACCAGGAAGTCGAGGAACTCGGCCTCGTCCATGTCGTCGCCGGCCCGGTAGAAGTTGGGGTTGGAGACGTGGTGAATCAGCTCGTGAGAGTAGTCGAACTCCGGCACCCGGTCGGCGGCCTTGTTGCCGATCGACATGGTCAGGCAGGTCGAGCCGTGGTAGGCGTTGTAGCGGGCGATCACGTGCTTCTTGTGCGGCTTGCCGCGGCAGTTCTGGTAGTACTGGATCAACCGGTAGGCGGTGTCCACGGCGGTGGAGCCGCCGGTGGTGAGGAACACGTGGTCGAGGTCGCCGGGCGCGAGGCTCGCGAGCTTCTGGCACAACTCGATGGCTTTCGGGTTGGCCATGTCCGAGAACGGGTTGGAATAGGCCAGCTGGCGCACCTGGTCGGCGATGGCCAGGGCCATTTCCTCGCGGCCCAGGCCGATGTTGGTGCACCACATGCCGCCGACGGCGTCGAGGAAGCGGTTGCCCTGGGTGTCGTGGATGTAGGCGCCGTCACCGGCCTGGATGTTCAGCGCGCCCTGCTCGGCGTGCTCGTCGAACATGTGGTAGCCGTGCATGTAGTGGGCTTTGTCGGCTTTCACCAGCTGGTCGTTGTGCGAGGTGGCGGCCAATGGGCGAGTCGGGGTAGCCATAAGCAATTCCTTGTCGGATCGGTACGGTTAAAGGTGTCAGATGCCGGTCTTGACCGTGCTCCAGACCCGGGTGATGGCCCGCATGGCCTGGGGGTCCTGGGACTTCTGGGTGAACAGCCGCTCGCGGGTCGGCTCGTCGGGGTAGATGGCCGGGTCGTTGCGGATATCGGCCTGCACCAGCGGCGTGGCGGCGGCGTTGCTGTTGGCGTAGTGGATGTAGTTGGTCACCTCGGCCATGGTCTTGGGTTGCAGCAGGTATTCGATGAAACGGTGGGCGTTGGCCACGTGGGGGGCGTCGTTGGGCATGTATAGGCTGTCGAACCAGATCAGCGAGCCTTCCTTGGGTATGAAGAACGCCAGGTTGATGTCCTTCTTCGCCTCCACCGCGCGGGCCTGGGCGGTGGCGTAGTCGCCGGACCAGGTCAGGGCCATGCACACGTCACCATTGGGCAGGCTGGTGAGGTAGTTCACCGAGTCGAACTTCTTGATGTAGGGGCGGATGCCCATGAGCACGTCCTGGGCCGCCTTGAGGTCAGCCGGCTTGGCGCTCTGCGGGTCCTTGCCAATGTACTTGAGGGCCAGCGGGATGACTTCGCTGGGCGCGTCCATCACGGTCACGCCGCAGTCGGCGAAGCGCGAGACGATCTTCGGGTCGAACAGCATGGCCAGCGAGCCGATCGGCGCGTCGGGCATGCGCTGCTTGATCTTGTCGACGTTGTAGGTGATGCCCGAGCTGCCCCAGGTGTAGGGCGCCGAGTAGCGCATGCCGGGGTCGAAGGCCTGCAGGCTCTGCACCACTTGCGGGTCGAGGTTGGCCCAGCTGGGCAGCTTGGATTTATCCAGCGGCTGGAACACCCCGGCCTTGATCAGCGGTGGCACCAGCGAGCCGTTGAGCATCACCAGGTCGTAGCCAGAGCGGCCGGTGAGCAGTTTGGTCTGGACCGTCTCGTAGCCGTCGAAGGTGTCGTAGATCACCTTGATGCCGGTCTGCTTCTCGAAATCGGCGAGGGTGTTTTCGCCGATGTAGTCGGTCCAGTTGTACAACCTGAGCGTGTTGCTGGTGTCTGCCTCGCTGGCCAGGGCGGCCGTGGCGGTACAGCACATCAGCAGACTGGAAATCACCTTCAATGCCTTGCGCATAGCAACTCCATCGTGTGATCAGGATCGGCTCGGGTGAGCTGATGGAGCCACTATCCGGGGGATTGCGCCACGGGACCATAACCCGAATGGGTGGGGTCGCTCACACATAGACTGAGCTTATATATTCATACGTTAAATCGATTTTATTTATGCACAGTGCACTGCAAGGATGCGGGACACAGGGCGCACCTTGCTCGGCGCCCTTTTCGGTCCCTTTCTGGAGAAGCACGATGCGCCCTTTCTGGCTGGAACAAGCCCTGAAGAATCAGCCCGACGAGCCCTGCCCGCCCCTGCAGCAGGACACCCATGCCGATGTCTGCATCGTCGGCGGCGGCTACACCGGCCTGTGGACCGCCATCATGCTCAAGGAACAGAACCCCGAGCTCGATGTGGTCATCGTTGAAGCGGACATCTGCGGCGCGGGGGCCAGTGGGCGCAATGGCGGTTGTGCGCTGTCCTGGTCGGCGAAGTTCTTTACCCTGGAGCGCTTGTTCGGGCTCGAAGAGGCGGTGCGCCTGGTCAAGGCATCGGAGCAGAGCATCTACGCGATCGGCGACTTCTGCAGCAAGTACGGCGTGGATGCCGACTACCGTCTCGACGGCACGCTGTACACCTCGACCAGCCAGGCGCAAGTTGGCTCCACGGATGCGGTGGTCGCCGCGCTGGAGCGTCATGGGATCAACACCTTCGCCAAGCGCCCGCTCGCCGATGTGCAACGCATGGCCGGCTCGGCCCAGCACCTTGAAGGCTGGTACTCGCCCGCCGCGGCCAGCGTGCAACCGGCCAAGCTGGTACGTGGCCTGCGCCGCGTTGCGCTGGGGCTGGGTGTGCGTATTCATGAAGGCACGCCCATGGTCGGCCTGGACGAAGGGCAGCCAACCTCGGTCATCACTCCCCATGGCAAGGTCACTTGCGCCAACGTGGTGCTGGCGATCAATGCCTGGATGGCCCGGGCCTTCCCACAGTTTTCGCGTTCGGTGGCCATTGTCTCGAGCGACATGATCATTACCGAACCCCGCCCGGACCTGCTGGAGCGCATCGGCCTGACCAGCGGCGTGACGGTGCTCGACTCGCGCATCTTCGTTCACTACTACCACAACACCCCCGACGGGCGAATCATGCTGGGCAAAGGGGGCAACACCTTCGCCTTTGGCGGGCGCATGCTGCCGGTGTTCGACCAGCCATCACCCTATGCGAACTTGCTGCGCGATTCGTTGGAAAAGTTCTTTCCGGCATTCACCGGCGTCGATATTGCGGCGACCTGGAACGGCCCTTCGGATCGCTCGGTCACCGGCTTGCCGTTCTTCGGCCGCATGGGTGCCAAGGGCAATATCTTCTATGGGTTTGGTTATTCCGGAAGTGGCGTGGGCCCGTGTCACATGGGTGGTCAGATCCTGTCTTCGCTGGTGCTGGGGCTGGACAACCCGTGGACACGCTCGCCATTGCTTGACGGCCCGCTTGGGCATTTCCCACCGGAACCCATCCGCTACCTGGGCTCATTGATGGTGCGCAATGCCATTCGCCGCAAGGAGCGCGCAGAGGACCAGAACCGGCGCCCTCGCCGGCTGGATGTTCACTTGGCCAAGTTCGCCGCCGCAGCTGGCAAGGCGGACAAGGCGTGAGTGCTCGACAACCCCGGGGCCGCTTTGCGGCCCATCGCCGGCAAGCGCGGCTCCCCCAGGGCCCTGCGTACGCCGATCAAGGTGGGAGCCGCGCTTGCCGGCGATGGGCTGCAAAGCAGCCCCGACAATCCAAGCTGCCCAATGATCAGCGCGGCAGCGGATACAGCGCCTCATCGAACTGGTCCAGGCGCGGGAAGCTCAGCGGCAGGTCATCCGACAGGTGCTGCAGGCGCTGCTCGTAACTGTGCAGAAACGCCTGGCGCGCTTCATCATTGATGTACGGCACATGCCAGGCCACGAACGGCTCCAGCACCTCGAAGCCGACATAGGCCAGGGTGCCGCGCAGGATCGGCCGCAGCATGTCTTCCAGCGGCCCGTGGATCGCGCCCTCGCCGAACATGTGCTCACGGCCGCCCAGGGTCACGGTCACCAGCGCGCGCTTGCCGGCCAGGCCGCCCTGGTCGTAGAAACGCTTGCCGCCGTAGCACACGCCAGACACCAGCACCCGGTCGATCCAGCCCTTGAGCATCGCCGGTGCCGAGAACCAGAAGATCGGGAAGTTCAGCACCAACAGGTCGGCCCACAGCAGCTTGTCCAGCTCCTGCTGGATGTCTGGCGCGATGGAACCGCTCTTCACGCCCAGGCGCTGCTCCAGCGCATACACCAGGTATTCCGGGTTTTCCCGGTGGCTGAAGTCATCGGCGCTGGCCACCGGGTTCCAGCCCATGGCGTACAGGTCGCTGACCTGCACTTCATGGCCCTGGGCACGGAAAGTCTGCGCCGCTTGGTCGCGTAGTGCGGCGGTGAAGGACTGAGGCTCTGGGTGAGCGTGAACGATCAGGACTTTCATGGGCAATCCTCAAACAGTAGCCAAAGGGGTATTGGAGTTGCGCGCCGCCAGCAGACGGTCGAGCCAGTCGGGGTCCATCTCGGGCTCGCAGGAGAACAGCAACCCGGTGTAGTCGCGGTGCGGCGGCTGGAAGATCGCTTCGCGGCTGCCCTGGTCGACCACCCGCCCGCGCTGCATCACCAGCACCTCGTCGGCGATGGCGCGCACGGTGGCCACGTCGTGGGTAATGAACAGGTAGGCCACGCCCAGCTCGCGCTGGATGCGGTCGAGCAGTTTCAGCACGCCCTCGGCCACCAACTGGTCGAGGGCCGAGGTCACTTCGTCGCAGATGATCAGCTGGGGCTCGGCGGCCAGGGCACGGGCAATGCAGATCCGCTGCTTCTGCCCGCCCGACAGCTCGCGTGGCAGGCGGTCCATGTACTTGGTCGGTTCCAGGTCGATCATCCGCAGCAGTTCGGCAACCCGCTCGCGCAGCGCCTTGCCCTTGAGCCCCAGGTAGAAGCTCAGCGGCCGGCCGATGATGTCGACGATGCGCTGGCGTGGGTTGAGCGCAGTGTCGGGGATCTGGTAGATCATCTGGATGCGCCGCAGCTGCTCCTTGCTGCGCTGGCGGTAGTCGGCCGGCAAGGCCTCGCCGTCATACAGCACCTGGCCCGAGGTCGGCGGCAGCAGGCCGCTGATCAGGCGCGCGGTGGTGCTCTTGCCGCTGCCGGACTCGCCGATCACCGCCAGGGTCTGGCCGCGATAGAGCTTCAGCGACACATCGTGCAGCACCGGCTGCTGGCCATAGCGGGCATCGGCGTTGCGCACTTCCAGCAAGGGTTTTTCATTTCCCGGGCGGGCCTTGGCCGTGGTGTGGAAGTTGCGCACCGCCCACAGCGACTGGGTGTATTCCTGCTGCGGGGCGCTGAGCATGTGGCGGGTCTGCGCCTCCTCCACCAGGCTGCCGTGGCGCAGCACCATGATGCGGTCGGCCATCTGCGCCACCACCGCCAGGTCATGGCTGATGTACAGCGCGGCGCTGCCAAAGGTTTTCACTGCGTCGCGGATCGCCGCCAGCACCTCGATCTGGGTGGTGACGTCCAGCGCCGTGGTCGGTTCGTCGAAGATGATCAGGTCTGGGTGGCAGGCCATGGCCATGGCGGTCATCACCCGCTGCAACTGGCCGCCGGACAGCTGGTGCGGGTAACGTTGGCCGATGTGCTCAGGGTCGGGCAGGCGCAGGATGCGGTACAGCTCCACCGCCTCGGCCTCGGCCTTGGCGCGGTCGATGCCGCCGTTGGTCACGGCCGTTTCCACGTGCTGGTCGATCAGCCGGTGCGCCGGGTTGAACGAGGCGGCAGCGCTCTGCGCCACATAGGCGATGCGCAGGCCGCGCAGCTTGCGCAGGGTTTCGGCGCTGCACTCGAGCAACAGAATGCCATCGAAGCACACGCTGCCGCCGGTGATCCGGCAGCCGTCGCGCACGTAGCCCATCGCGGCCAGGCCCAGGGTCGACTTGCCGGCACCGGACTCACCGATCAGACCCAGCACCTCGCCGCGCTTCAAGGTCAGGTCGATGCCCTTGATCAGCGGGTGCCAGGCGTCGTCATGGTGGCCTTCGATGCGCAGGCCGCGGATTTCCAGCAAGGTATCAGGGTTCATGCTCAGCACTCCTTCAGGCCGCTGGACAGGTGCAGCACCCAGTCGACGACAAAGTTCACGCTCACCGTGATCAACGCCACCGCCAGGGCCGGCAGCAGCGGGCTGATGTCACCGAAGGTGATCAGCACCGCGTTGTCACGCACCATGCTGCCCCAGTCGGCAGTCGGCGGCTGGATGCCGAGGCCGAGGAACGACAAGGCGCTGATGAACAGGAAGACGAAGCAGAAGCGCAGGCCGAATTCGGCAATCAGCGGCGCGGCGGCATTGGGCAGCACTTCACGGGTGACCAGCCACCACAGCCCTTCGCCGCGCAGCCGTGCGGCCTCGACGAAGTCCTGCACCACCACGTTCATGGCCACCGCCCGCGACAGGCGGAACACCCGCGTGGCGTCGAGCAGGGCGATCACCAGTACCAGCGAGGTGGCCGTGGTGCCGACCACGCTGAGGATCAGCAAGGCGAAGATCAGTTGCGGGATGGCCATCAGGATGTCCACCAGGCGCGACAGGCCCTGGTCGATCCAGCCACCCTTGATGGCCGCGACCAGCCCGCACAGGCCGCCCAGCAGGAACGCCAGGCTGGTGGTCAGGAAGGCGATGCCCAGGGTGTTGCGGGCGCCGAACAGCAGGCGGCTGAAGGTGTCGCGGCCAAGGTTGTCGGTGCCCAGCAGGAACTGCGGGCTCCACGGCGCGAAGCCCTCGCCGACCACCTGGGTTTCGCCATAAGGCGCCAGCAGCGGCGCGAACAGCGCCACCACGGTGTAGGCAACGATCACCAGCAGGCCGAACTTGGCACTCAGGGGCGCGCGCAGCACAGGTGTGAACAGGCTCATGGTCTACCCCTTAGGATGCATCAGGCGTGGGTTGCTGGCGATCGACAGCACGTCGGCGCCGGTATTGAGCAGGATGTAGGTGCCGGCGAAGATCAGGCTGCAGGCCTGCACCACCGGGATGTCGCGCTTGGCCACCGAGTCCACCAGCAACTGGCCGAGCCCGGGGTAGACGAACACCACTTCCACCACCACCACGCCCACCACCAGGTACGCCAGGTTCAGCGCCACCACGTTGACGATCGGCGCCAGGGCATTGGGCAAGGCATGCTTGAAGATCACCCGCGCCGGCGACACGCCCTTGAGCCGGGCCATCTCGATATAGGGGCTGGCCAGCAGGTTGATCAGCGAGGCGCGAGTCATGCGCATCATCTGCGCGATCACCACCAGGCTCAGGGTCGCCACCGGCAGCACCGAGACTTCCAGCACTTCACCCAGCGAGGCATCTGCGGGCAGGCTGGAGATGCCCGGCAGCCATTCGAGCTTCACTGCGAACACCAGGATCAGCAGGTAGGCAACGAAGAACTCGGGGAACGACACGGCGCTCAAGGCGCCGGTATTGAGCAGGCGGTCGAACCAGCTGTTGCGGTACAGCGCCGCGAGCATGCCCAGCAGCAACGCCGTCGGCACCGAGAACAGCGCCGCCAGCAAGGCCAGGCTGAAGGTGTTGCCCAGCCGCGTACCGACCAGTTCGACGATCGGCCGCTGGTTGGCCAGCGACACCCCCAGGTCACCGTGCAACAGGCGCCACGCCCACTGCACGAAACGCTGCACCGGCGACAGGTCCAGCCCCAGCTGGGCGCGCAGGGCCGCCACGGTTTCCGGGGTGGCCGACTGGCCGAGCATGGCCTGGGCGATGTCGCCTGGCAGCAGGCTGACTGCCAGGAAGATCACCACCGAGACCGCAAACAGCGACAACAGGCCCAGGGCCAGCCGCTGCACAAGCAGTTTGCCAAGATTGTTCACCGTACCACTCCTCGTCTGGATGCTTGCGAAACGTCAGCGGCTCAGGCCTGCCACCAGCGCTCGATCACCCGCAGGCCGTCCAGCTCGCCGTAAGGCGC carries:
- a CDS encoding sigma-70 family RNA polymerase sigma factor, encoding MQRTNSQAVLDAREAQLQALLLAGLAGDAQAYRAFLAALALHIRAFLRRRLAGRPAEIEDLLQEVLLAVHNARHTYQAQQPLTAWVQAIARYKLVDYLRSRARLDAHSAPLDDDAELFASSDAEPAEASRDLARLLEQLPERQRLPIVHVKLQGLSVEETAQLTGLSSSAVKVGIHRGLKALARLIGGRSDDEDR
- a CDS encoding DUF1109 domain-containing protein, which encodes MKTDDLISLLAAGEGPVQHNATGRRLGLAVLLGGLAAVLMTAALYGVRSDLAEVARTPLFWAKVALPGSLALLGLWLASRLARPGVRGGLAWGLLGLPLLLLWLGAALSLAGAPLDARADLLFGRTWRTCALNITLLSLPGLASVFWALRGLAPTRLRQAGGAGGLLAGSTATLAYCLHCPEMGVPFWGLWYVLGMLLPTALGAWLGPRLLRW
- a CDS encoding helix-turn-helix transcriptional regulator, whose protein sequence is MSRAHENTTINLPFHALQQWHGALQQAFAHSEGPDALAWLAAAISQLVAAESMLISLERKGQPPQLLYQQGIPDRYHEAVLERYFAAGYLLDPFCLAVEKGLAQGFYHLEDIAPDNFFDSDYYKTYYLGTGCSEDSYFIVDLGNDSKISLSLFQGCSGARLEVAQLHLLQAVEPMVRELLMRFARHGLEPQPEANESVQAAFDSFGCGVLTERERQVAQMVLQGHSVKSTAHELGISPETVRMHRKNLYLKLEINSQSELFAQFIGWLRRV
- a CDS encoding aminotransferase, which codes for MATPTRPLAATSHNDQLVKADKAHYMHGYHMFDEHAEQGALNIQAGDGAYIHDTQGNRFLDAVGGMWCTNIGLGREEMALAIADQVRQLAYSNPFSDMANPKAIELCQKLASLAPGDLDHVFLTTGGSTAVDTAYRLIQYYQNCRGKPHKKHVIARYNAYHGSTCLTMSIGNKAADRVPEFDYSHELIHHVSNPNFYRAGDDMDEAEFLDFLVAEFEDKILSLGADNVAAFFAEPIMGSGGVIIPPKGYFQRMWQVCQTYDILFVADEVVTSFGRLGTFFASEALFGITPDIITTAKGLTSAYLPLGACIFSERIWKVIAEPGKGRCFTHGFTYSGHPVCCVAALKNIEIIERENLLAHVNDVGSYLEQRLQTLAALPLVGQVRCMKLMACVEFVANKQTKALFPDAVNIGERIHVRAQAKGLLVRPIMHLNVMSPPLIITHAQVDEIVDTLRSCILEAAQELTEQGLYHGQ
- a CDS encoding polyamine ABC transporter substrate-binding protein, with translation MRKALKVISSLLMCCTATAALASEADTSNTLRLYNWTDYIGENTLADFEKQTGIKVIYDTFDGYETVQTKLLTGRSGYDLVMLNGSLVPPLIKAGVFQPLDKSKLPSWANLDPQVVQSLQAFDPGMRYSAPYTWGSSGITYNVDKIKQRMPDAPIGSLAMLFDPKIVSRFADCGVTVMDAPSEVIPLALKYIGKDPQSAKPADLKAAQDVLMGIRPYIKKFDSVNYLTSLPNGDVCMALTWSGDYATAQARAVEAKKDINLAFFIPKEGSLIWFDSLYMPNDAPHVANAHRFIEYLLQPKTMAEVTNYIHYANSNAAATPLVQADIRNDPAIYPDEPTRERLFTQKSQDPQAMRAITRVWSTVKTGI
- a CDS encoding FAD-dependent oxidoreductase, coding for MRPFWLEQALKNQPDEPCPPLQQDTHADVCIVGGGYTGLWTAIMLKEQNPELDVVIVEADICGAGASGRNGGCALSWSAKFFTLERLFGLEEAVRLVKASEQSIYAIGDFCSKYGVDADYRLDGTLYTSTSQAQVGSTDAVVAALERHGINTFAKRPLADVQRMAGSAQHLEGWYSPAAASVQPAKLVRGLRRVALGLGVRIHEGTPMVGLDEGQPTSVITPHGKVTCANVVLAINAWMARAFPQFSRSVAIVSSDMIITEPRPDLLERIGLTSGVTVLDSRIFVHYYHNTPDGRIMLGKGGNTFAFGGRMLPVFDQPSPYANLLRDSLEKFFPAFTGVDIAATWNGPSDRSVTGLPFFGRMGAKGNIFYGFGYSGSGVGPCHMGGQILSSLVLGLDNPWTRSPLLDGPLGHFPPEPIRYLGSLMVRNAIRRKERAEDQNRRPRRLDVHLAKFAAAAGKADKA
- a CDS encoding NAD(P)H-dependent oxidoreductase, whose protein sequence is MKVLIVHAHPEPQSFTAALRDQAAQTFRAQGHEVQVSDLYAMGWNPVASADDFSHRENPEYLVYALEQRLGVKSGSIAPDIQQELDKLLWADLLVLNFPIFWFSAPAMLKGWIDRVLVSGVCYGGKRFYDQGGLAGKRALVTVTLGGREHMFGEGAIHGPLEDMLRPILRGTLAYVGFEVLEPFVAWHVPYINDEARQAFLHSYEQRLQHLSDDLPLSFPRLDQFDEALYPLPR
- a CDS encoding ABC transporter ATP-binding protein, whose product is MNPDTLLEIRGLRIEGHHDDAWHPLIKGIDLTLKRGEVLGLIGESGAGKSTLGLAAMGYVRDGCRITGGSVCFDGILLLECSAETLRKLRGLRIAYVAQSAAASFNPAHRLIDQHVETAVTNGGIDRAKAEAEAVELYRILRLPDPEHIGQRYPHQLSGGQLQRVMTAMAMACHPDLIIFDEPTTALDVTTQIEVLAAIRDAVKTFGSAALYISHDLAVVAQMADRIMVLRHGSLVEEAQTRHMLSAPQQEYTQSLWAVRNFHTTAKARPGNEKPLLEVRNADARYGQQPVLHDVSLKLYRGQTLAVIGESGSGKSTTARLISGLLPPTSGQVLYDGEALPADYRQRSKEQLRRIQMIYQIPDTALNPRQRIVDIIGRPLSFYLGLKGKALRERVAELLRMIDLEPTKYMDRLPRELSGGQKQRICIARALAAEPQLIICDEVTSALDQLVAEGVLKLLDRIQRELGVAYLFITHDVATVRAIADEVLVMQRGRVVDQGSREAIFQPPHRDYTGLLFSCEPEMDPDWLDRLLAARNSNTPLATV
- a CDS encoding ABC transporter permease, which produces MSLFTPVLRAPLSAKFGLLVIVAYTVVALFAPLLAPYGETQVVGEGFAPWSPQFLLGTDNLGRDTFSRLLFGARNTLGIAFLTTSLAFLLGGLCGLVAAIKGGWIDQGLSRLVDILMAIPQLIFALLILSVVGTTATSLVLVIALLDATRVFRLSRAVAMNVVVQDFVEAARLRGEGLWWLVTREVLPNAAAPLIAEFGLRFCFVFLFISALSFLGLGIQPPTADWGSMVRDNAVLITFGDISPLLPALAVALITVSVNFVVDWVLHLSSGLKEC
- a CDS encoding ABC transporter permease, with protein sequence MNNLGKLLVQRLALGLLSLFAVSVVIFLAVSLLPGDIAQAMLGQSATPETVAALRAQLGLDLSPVQRFVQWAWRLLHGDLGVSLANQRPIVELVGTRLGNTFSLALLAALFSVPTALLLGMLAALYRNSWFDRLLNTGALSAVSFPEFFVAYLLILVFAVKLEWLPGISSLPADASLGEVLEVSVLPVATLSLVVIAQMMRMTRASLINLLASPYIEMARLKGVSPARVIFKHALPNALAPIVNVVALNLAYLVVGVVVVEVVFVYPGLGQLLVDSVAKRDIPVVQACSLIFAGTYILLNTGADVLSIASNPRLMHPKG